A single Bacteroidia bacterium DNA region contains:
- a CDS encoding T9SS type A sorting domain-containing protein gives MDKVGTIFAAILITMKKVFYILLAACSCILTDSALAQAPTITSGALPSVGDFFNTVEDTNFVVTMTAPSSTAQSWTYLPSTDKTRTTNFVSPSGLPGSTHFPAATMAVNNTIDSEVVYLIKNPSGLYIDGFYHHKTGGLLSNVPIDFAPKNSLVLPTPITYGSMGGDTSKAVVMSTYSGTDVKFVRTIHKTYHADAFGSLTIPTGTYPNTLRVKENTITLDTVYIKIGPVFYYLGSEEDTLLVYHWLQNAHPAILLSLYIKEPFSLNQSESAEYNTITSSKNTDAISLNSIKTYPNPVQNVLHLNLRENKNVQSIRIVDVAGKTILNENIAGYDVATISMAHYPAGVYIYQLYDNAGRLIHVDKFVKQ, from the coding sequence ATGGATAAAGTAGGAACAATTTTTGCTGCAATTCTTATCACTATGAAAAAGGTATTTTATATTCTTCTTGCTGCTTGTTCATGTATCCTTACGGATTCAGCTTTAGCCCAAGCACCTACTATTACTAGCGGTGCTTTGCCAAGCGTAGGGGACTTTTTCAACACAGTTGAGGACACAAACTTTGTAGTTACCATGACTGCGCCTAGTAGCACAGCGCAAAGCTGGACGTATTTACCTAGTACGGACAAAACCCGTACCACTAATTTTGTCAGCCCATCGGGCTTGCCTGGATCAACCCACTTCCCTGCTGCTACAATGGCAGTAAATAATACCATAGACAGTGAAGTGGTTTACCTAATCAAAAACCCATCAGGATTGTATATAGATGGCTTTTATCATCATAAAACAGGAGGGCTACTTAGTAATGTCCCTATAGATTTTGCGCCTAAAAATTCTCTTGTACTACCAACTCCTATAACTTATGGCAGCATGGGTGGAGATACGTCAAAAGCAGTGGTTATGTCCACTTATTCAGGCACAGATGTTAAATTTGTAAGAACTATACACAAAACCTACCATGCCGATGCATTTGGTTCCTTGACTATTCCCACAGGCACATATCCCAACACTTTGAGAGTTAAAGAAAACACTATCACATTGGACACAGTGTATATTAAGATAGGTCCAGTATTTTACTATCTTGGTTCCGAAGAAGATACCTTACTAGTATATCACTGGCTACAAAACGCCCACCCTGCTATTTTGTTAAGTTTGTATATCAAAGAGCCTTTTTCACTCAATCAGTCTGAAAGTGCAGAGTACAATACTATTACTAGCTCTAAAAATACTGATGCAATTAGCTTAAACAGTATCAAAACTTATCCCAATCCTGTACAAAATGTTTTACACCTTAATTTAAGAGAGAATAAGAATGTACAAAGCATTCGGATTGTAGATGTTGCAGGTAAAACTATATTGAATGAGAATATTGCCGGCTATGATGTAGCTACAATCAGCATGGCACACTATCCTGCGGGGGTGTATATCTACCAACTTTATGACAATGCAGGCAGACTTATTCATGTAGACAAGTTTGTAAAACAGTAA